From Spirosoma aerolatum, one genomic window encodes:
- a CDS encoding HNH endonuclease, producing the protein MSIPFDEILLKAYKRKFTKLRQGGTQYGKAPHKPVFLISLLELIDKHIISDNRITITPELVATFKENFALLVKTAHKDDFTQPFFYLQHDGFWFLNARLGYQLDQYIRSVQTLNDRLDYGYFDNSLFDLLMNDAARSDLKRTLLDHYFSDTKAEFWPVKNAGRSYLQDMETYLLNEKEVVYEKLQIKEDEEIRFVRGGLFKKLVPKVYDFTCAISGMKVIGVDGSSLVEACHIVPISISGDDKVTNGISLCPNLHTAFDRGMIGVDEQLQVVVSPLLADNPMSPYNLTQFHGKPLQLPFGKVHYPKIEHFRWHMQERFRR; encoded by the coding sequence ATGTCGATTCCTTTTGATGAAATCTTGTTAAAGGCCTACAAGCGGAAGTTTACAAAGCTTAGGCAAGGAGGAACACAGTATGGCAAAGCCCCGCACAAGCCAGTTTTTCTGATTAGTTTGCTCGAACTGATTGACAAACATATTATCTCGGATAACCGGATAACGATCACTCCTGAATTGGTTGCTACGTTTAAGGAAAACTTCGCATTACTGGTCAAGACAGCCCATAAAGATGACTTTACCCAGCCCTTTTTCTATCTTCAGCACGATGGTTTCTGGTTTCTAAATGCCCGGCTAGGTTATCAGCTCGATCAGTATATTCGAAGCGTTCAAACACTGAATGATAGGCTTGACTACGGCTATTTCGATAATAGCCTGTTCGACTTATTAATGAATGACGCTGCCCGGTCCGATCTGAAACGGACATTGCTCGATCATTATTTCAGCGATACAAAGGCTGAATTTTGGCCGGTAAAAAATGCCGGACGTAGTTATTTACAGGATATGGAAACGTATTTACTGAATGAAAAAGAAGTAGTTTATGAAAAACTACAGATTAAAGAAGACGAGGAGATTCGCTTTGTTCGGGGAGGGTTGTTCAAGAAACTTGTGCCCAAAGTTTATGATTTCACCTGCGCTATTTCGGGAATGAAGGTGATTGGTGTTGATGGATCGTCGTTGGTAGAAGCCTGTCACATTGTACCCATCAGCATTTCAGGCGATGATAAAGTCACCAATGGGATTTCGCTCTGTCCCAACTTGCATACTGCCTTTGATCGTGGTATGATAGGAGTAGATGAACAGTTACAGGTAGTGGTTTCGCCTTTACTTGCTGATAATCCAATGAGCCCTTATAATCTGACGCAGTTTCACGGAAAACCCTTACAGCTTCCGTTTGGCAAGGTGCATTACCCAAAGATAGAACATTTCCGATGGCACATGCAGGAGCGATTTAGACGGTAA
- a CDS encoding DUF2442 domain-containing protein — MRTLAVTEAEYIDGYRLKVYFTDGTTQLVDVGPFLQNHSHPQHNDLLCNIVLPKI, encoded by the coding sequence ATGAGAACACTTGCCGTGACAGAAGCTGAATATATAGACGGTTATCGCCTGAAGGTATATTTCACGGATGGCACAACCCAACTCGTTGACGTTGGCCCATTCTTACAAAACCATTCTCACCCCCAACATAATGATCTTCTTTGCAACATTGTACTGCCTAAAATCTAA
- a CDS encoding DUF4136 domain-containing protein, which translates to MKRFFFLAAFALVASLTQAQTVTVNTEMRPNTDFSRYKSYAWASQVDNKLDPGLYFLNDLVLKKQIRDAVGFAMDGRGYKFMRQNPDLLVNFRVFDKPTTIKGYTNQGSDYFSASEVQSLGDEQDIQVQPGTILVNLVDNKTDQVIWSGLASGLTTSNGFDRQQGKIREAVNLIFNRFNYRADSY; encoded by the coding sequence ATGAAACGGTTCTTTTTCCTTGCTGCGTTTGCGCTGGTAGCCAGCCTGACGCAGGCCCAAACAGTTACTGTCAACACCGAAATGCGGCCTAATACCGACTTCAGCCGCTATAAATCCTATGCCTGGGCCTCGCAGGTCGATAACAAACTTGACCCCGGCCTGTATTTCCTGAACGACCTTGTCCTGAAAAAACAGATTCGGGATGCCGTTGGCTTTGCAATGGATGGACGCGGCTACAAGTTTATGCGGCAGAACCCCGACCTACTGGTGAATTTCCGGGTGTTCGACAAGCCCACTACCATTAAAGGCTACACCAACCAGGGTTCCGACTATTTCTCTGCCAGTGAGGTACAAAGCCTGGGCGATGAGCAGGATATTCAGGTTCAGCCCGGTACAATTTTAGTTAATCTGGTCGACAATAAAACGGATCAGGTAATCTGGTCGGGGTTGGCTTCAGGCCTGACAACCAGCAACGGCTTTGATCGGCAACAGGGCAAAATTCGCGAAGCTGTCAACTTGATTTTCAATCGATTCAACTACCGCGCCGACAGTTATTAA
- a CDS encoding ATP-binding protein, which produces MLAAQFDRQTVYLDLESLEDFNRLRDPELYLTDRQDALVIIDEVQRMPQLFPVLRSLIDRHRVPGRFVLLGSASPQLLQQSSESLAGRIAYLELQPLTSPEVQDKLSYQQHWLRGGYPDMLQAPTDRSANRRMNDFIQTYVERDLPGLGLGASPTRVRTLLSMLVSVHANQVNNSELARSLGLSVPTVQHYLDFLEQAFLIRRLPPYFVNIGKRLVKAPKLYIRDSGMFHALAAIQTTEALSGSLHLGSSWEGYIVQQVIANLAHDTQTYYYRTAEGAELDLVLVRAGQPIVGIEIKYTNAPVLSRGNYNASRDLGGIPVLVVTPSAQDFRLDEHVQVCSLATLWQHLAPYEVLGSFITD; this is translated from the coding sequence ATGCTGGCGGCTCAGTTCGACCGCCAAACGGTCTATTTAGACTTAGAATCGCTGGAGGATTTTAATCGGCTCCGCGATCCTGAGTTATATTTAACAGATCGACAGGACGCCTTGGTGATTATTGACGAAGTCCAGCGAATGCCACAGCTTTTTCCTGTACTTCGTTCGCTTATTGATCGACATCGGGTGCCCGGTCGGTTTGTGCTTTTAGGCTCCGCATCGCCCCAATTGCTTCAGCAAAGTTCGGAGTCACTGGCAGGACGAATCGCCTATCTGGAGCTTCAACCGCTTACCTCGCCGGAGGTGCAGGATAAGCTATCGTATCAGCAACACTGGCTACGCGGAGGGTATCCCGACATGCTACAGGCTCCCACCGACCGTTCGGCCAATCGGCGCATGAACGATTTTATTCAAACCTATGTAGAACGCGACCTTCCCGGATTAGGGCTGGGAGCTTCACCAACGCGGGTTCGTACGTTGTTGTCGATGCTGGTCAGTGTTCATGCCAATCAAGTAAACAACTCCGAATTAGCCCGTTCACTGGGCCTTAGCGTCCCCACCGTTCAGCATTATCTCGACTTTCTGGAACAGGCTTTTCTGATTCGGCGATTGCCCCCTTATTTCGTCAATATCGGCAAACGGTTGGTTAAAGCCCCGAAGCTGTACATACGGGATAGTGGCATGTTTCATGCACTGGCTGCTATTCAAACGACCGAAGCGCTTAGTGGAAGTCTGCATTTGGGCAGTTCATGGGAGGGCTATATTGTGCAACAGGTAATTGCCAATTTGGCTCACGACACACAAACTTATTACTACCGCACGGCAGAAGGGGCTGAACTGGATTTAGTACTGGTACGTGCTGGGCAACCGATCGTGGGGATTGAAATAAAATACACCAATGCCCCTGTATTAAGTCGCGGAAATTATAATGCCAGCCGTGATTTGGGAGGAATCCCAGTATTGGTAGTTACCCCTTCAGCTCAGGATTTTCGACTGGATGAGCACGTCCAGGTTTGCAGTTTAGCAACCCTCTGGCAGCATCTGGCTCCGTACGAAGTGCTGGGGAGTTTTATAACTGACTGA
- a CDS encoding type II toxin-antitoxin system VapC family toxin has product MIYFDTDVLIHYFVAYDLTKHQQAQRLVSQALNDSVFYVSLLSVQETTYVMAKLKQTNQSIQEAVDIMLATFPVNYDMSMFRRASNLAFDLGFLNINDCLHTAIAEAQNCTELITYNRKDFSRIQSLTSLKITILASRE; this is encoded by the coding sequence GTGATCTATTTTGACACCGACGTTCTCATTCACTATTTCGTTGCCTACGACCTAACTAAACATCAGCAGGCGCAAAGGTTAGTTAGTCAAGCCTTGAACGACAGTGTATTTTATGTCTCGTTATTGTCAGTACAGGAAACGACTTATGTAATGGCTAAGTTAAAACAGACCAACCAATCAATTCAGGAGGCTGTTGACATTATGCTGGCAACTTTTCCTGTAAACTATGATATGTCCATGTTCAGGCGAGCATCCAATTTGGCCTTTGATCTTGGCTTTTTGAACATCAATGACTGTTTGCATACCGCTATAGCAGAAGCGCAAAACTGCACAGAATTGATAACCTATAACCGGAAGGACTTCTCCCGCATTCAGTCGTTAACCAGCCTCAAAATTACTATTCTAGCTAGTAGAGAGTAA
- a CDS encoding type II toxin-antitoxin system VapC family toxin, which translates to MYFDTDVLVHYFVNYDPAKHQQARQVVQQAVLDRTFCISLLCVQETSFAMTKLQQPLVDINAAVSQLLLTNPTGYDLANFRRASEIAQHIGFKNINDCLHTSIAEAYNCTELITYNRKEFDRIRTLTNLKITFLKIDE; encoded by the coding sequence ATGTATTTCGACACAGACGTTCTTGTCCATTATTTTGTTAACTACGATCCGGCAAAACATCAACAGGCACGGCAAGTAGTGCAACAGGCTGTTCTGGACAGAACGTTTTGTATATCGTTACTGTGTGTTCAGGAAACCAGCTTTGCTATGACTAAGCTTCAACAACCCTTAGTCGATATTAACGCTGCAGTAAGTCAGTTACTACTTACAAATCCAACCGGCTACGATTTGGCTAATTTTCGGCGAGCATCTGAAATTGCCCAGCATATTGGATTTAAGAATATCAATGACTGCCTGCATACCTCCATCGCTGAAGCCTACAATTGTACAGAATTGATAACCTACAACAGGAAAGAATTTGATCGAATTCGCACGTTGACCAATTTGAAAATTACTTTTCTAAAAATAGATGAGTGA